Genomic segment of Xanthomonas sp. DAR 35659:
GACGTCTTGGAACTTGAGCCGTCCCTGCTGCACCAGCAGCCGTCCCAGCACCACCTGACTGCCACCGCCGCCGCCGAAGTTCCAGTTGCCGGGACGCCCGTCCGGGCCGGTCTCCAGCAGCAGGTTCGGCCGGGTCAGGCGAATCTCGGGGATGCGCACCTTGCCGCGCAGCAACGGCCACAGCGCCAGGTCGATCTCGGCGCGTTGCGCATCGGCCATCTGCGGCTGCTTCGACCAGTCCGCGTTGGCGAAGCGCAGGCGGTCGCCGCGGATCGTGATGGTGCCGCCGAGGTCGACATCGAGGTCGCCGTCGATGTGCAACCCGCGGCCGGTCTTGGCCTGCACCGCGCGCTCGACCGGCCCCTTGAACCAGTTCCAGTCGAAGACGAGGATGACGATCAGCAGAAGCAGCACCAGCGCGCCGAGCACGAACGGCCAGCGCCGCAGACGGCCGTCGTTGCGCCGCCACGGCCAGGAGCGGCGGCGTGCGCCGGATGCGGAAACGGGTTCGCGAGCCATGCGGCCATCCTAGGCAGCCGCCGTGCACGGGGCGCGAAAGTGACCGGGCTCAGAGCACCTGGGCGGTCACCGCGACGAAATGGCAGACGCTGCCGGCGAGCACGAACAGGTGCCAGATGGCGTGGAAGTAGCGCACCGTGTCGCGCTGGTAGAAATACGTGCCCAGCGTATAGAACAGGCCGCCGGCCAGCAGCCAGCACAGGGTCGGCACATCGACCGAACGCAGCAGCGGCTCGATCGCGACCACGATCAACCAGCCCATGGCCAGGTAGAGAATGGTGGAGAGCAGCCGGAAGCGGCCGGTGAAGAACAGCTTGAACACCACCCCGGCCAGGGCGATGCTCCAGATCGCGGCGAACAGCCCCCAGCCCCACGGGCCGCGCAGGCCGATCAGGGTGAACGGGGTGTAGGTGCCGGCGATCAGCACGTAGATCGCGCAATGGTCCAGCACCTGCAGCCGCGCCTTGGCGCCGGGATGCGGGATGGCGTGGTACAGCGTGGAGGCGGTGTACAGCAGCAGCAAGGCGACGCCGAACACGATCGCGCCGGCCAGTTGCCAGCCGTCGCCATAGATGGCGGCCAGGGTGATCAGCACCGAGCTGCCGGCCAGTGCGGCGATCGCGCCCAGGCCGTGGGTCAGGGCGCTGGCGAGTTCGTCGCGCCAGTCCGTGGAAGGCGGCGCGTCGGCGTTCGAGTAGGCGGGCGACCGGTCTGCATCCATGGGCTTGCAAGGTATCGCAATTGCGAGCGGTTCGCATCCGCTGCGGCGCCGGCGGGCGGCGCCGGTTGGGCTTGCGCTCAGCCGACGCAGGCCCCGCGGTCGCGCAGGCTCAATCCACCGCCACGCTGTGCGCGTGTTCGCGGGTGGCGGCGAAACGCACGTCCGGCGCGCGTTCCTGCGCCAGTTGCAGGTTGACCCGGGTCGGCGCCAGGTAGACCAGTTCGCCGGCGGCATCGATGCCCAGGTTCATCGCGTTCTTCTCG
This window contains:
- the trhA gene encoding PAQR family membrane homeostasis protein TrhA, which encodes MDADRSPAYSNADAPPSTDWRDELASALTHGLGAIAALAGSSVLITLAAIYGDGWQLAGAIVFGVALLLLYTASTLYHAIPHPGAKARLQVLDHCAIYVLIAGTYTPFTLIGLRGPWGWGLFAAIWSIALAGVVFKLFFTGRFRLLSTILYLAMGWLIVVAIEPLLRSVDVPTLCWLLAGGLFYTLGTYFYQRDTVRYFHAIWHLFVLAGSVCHFVAVTAQVL